AAGAGCAACTGAGCCCGATCCTCAGGGATTTGCGTGCGCACGTATCGACCCAGCCGCCACTGACGGCCACCTCTTTGCTGAACATTCTGTGTGAACGTGACCTGCTGAGGGAAAAGGTTCTGCGGCAGATGGAAGAGTTTCCGGTGCTGGTTGGCCCGGTTTCCACCGGTCCTGCATTTCGGCACAATGAAGTTTGTTGGACCACAAGTCCCGACTCATTTCTGAACACCATGGTTTATTCGCAGTGGTTTAACCTGCTGGGTTTTCCGGCGGCGGTGGTTCCGGTGTCACGATCCCATGAAGGACTGCCGATTGGGGTGCAGATTATTGGCCGGCCATTCGAAGATGAAATGGTGCTGGCAGTGGCAGCCGCGATCGAAGAGAAATTCCGATATCGCGAGCCGCCGCTGTTGAAGCGCGAGCAGGTAACTGCTTAATGCAGGCTGTGGAGGCTGCGCCTCGACCGGCTACGTTAGCCAAAAGACTGCTAACATGGGGCCCCCGGCTGTCGGCTCGAATTATTGCCTAAATGAAGAAACAAATTCTCAGCATTCGAGTTTCTATAATCAGGGAAATAAGCTCGGTGGAGGCCAGTAATTCTCCGCTGAAATCTGCTCAATCCGCGCAGCCGCAGCACTTTAGCCATAGCGGGTAAGCCACGGATCATTGAGCCTAGGGAAGAACGTATGCGAGTTTTGTGGCCTATTCGCTCACTCTTGCTGCTGCTGGTGATTCTGATATTGTCGGCAGCGTCTTTTGGGCAAATTGCGATTTCGGTCAGGTTTGCCCCTCCCGCGCTTCCAGTGTACGAGCAACCGGTGTGTCCTGGAGAGGATTACATTTGGACGCCAGGCTACTGGGCCTTTGACTCCGTCATCGGCGACTACTATTGGGTGCCAGGGACGTGGGTATTAGCGCCGCAGGTTGGCTATCTCTGGACTCCGCCGTGGTGGGAATGGAATGGTGCGGCTTACATTTTTCATGACGGATATTGGGGGCCGCGGGTCGGGTTCTATGGTGGAATTCCTTATGGCTTCGGCTATTTTGGGCATGGGTATGAAGGCGGGCGCTGGGAGGGCGAACACTTCTTCTACAACCGCTCAGTGACGAATATCAACGTCACCAACATTCGTTACGTTTACAACACAACCGTCGTCCGCAACGTTAGCGTGAATCGCGTGAGCTATAACGGAGGGAACGGCGGAATCGAAGCGCGTCCGACGCCGGAGGAAGAGGCTGCCAGGCGAGAGCGGCATTTGCCACCGACGGCACTGCAGACACAGCATTTTGCTGCAGCACACTCCAATCCGCAGTTGCGCGCATCCGAAAATCGCGGGCGGCCACCAGTGGCTGCGACGATGCGGCCTGCAACGTTCGGCGAACATGAAACCGTTCCGGCTCGAGAGGCGGGAGCGCCGTATCGTAGGGATGTCGAACACGGCAACGTGCCAGTTCCGGGTGGTGACATTCCCCGGACATCGACCCCGATTCACGCCAAGGAACTTCCACCGCATCCACGTCCTCCTGCACCGAACACCGGTAATCCGGGAATGGATCGGAAATATCAACAGCAGCAGGACAAGCTGTACGCGAAACAAGACCAGGAGCGTCAAAAGCTAGAGCAGAAGCAGGAACGAGATCACGAGCGCCTCACCCAGCAGAACGCCAATGAGGCGAGGAGGCAGCAAGTGGAACAACAGCATCAGCATCAAACACAGCAAATGGAGCAAAAACATACCCAGCAGTGGGGACACTTGCAGGCGCAACAGCAACAGCCGGGGAAGAAATGAGTCGCAACCTCCCGTCCCTTCGTGACTTCATTTCTTTCTGTCTCGGAACACGCGGCTGCTCCAAAAACCAGCTCTCACGCACACACTAAAGCCAGCAGCTTTTGTAGCCTCGGCCGGCAGAGCCGAAGCCGTGCCCTTTCAAAACTGAATGATCAGACCTAGTATTTTCCTATTATCGACCAGCGAACAAAGCTGGGAATAGACTTCCGAGTTTGTCCAGCCGGTTGACACGTGGGGTGAGTGTCTGTTGATGGGGTCAGGTCCAGCTATACGTGCCAGAACCAGCCGGTTCTCCAAATTCGTTGCCGGCCTGCTGATCACTCTGTTTGTTTCTGCGGTTTATCTTTACGGGTTTCCCACAGCCAATGTTTTCTACGCGGCGGTTGTACTGCTGCATGCGGGGCTGGGAGTGCTGGCCTCGTTCTTCCTGGTACCGCGAATTCCAAGCAGCCTCCGTCAGGGTAGCTGGGTGGCGAGGCTGGGTTGGCTGATGCTAACCGTGGGCGCCGTGCTCGGCCTCATGCTTGTATATACCGGAACTTCCCGACCGCAATGGAAGCTGCTCTACGCGCACATCGGCTTGATGGTAGTCGGCTGCGCGCTGCTGGTTGCGGACTGGTTGGTAAGGCGTACGAGCGAACCTGCGAATCCTGGTATTCAACTAGGGCGGGTGGTCGGTGTGCTGGTTTGCGCGGGGTTGCTGAGCATAGGAGCCTGGTACATGCGAACGGTCCGGTGGCAGCGCATGGCCAGCAATCGCATACAAAATCCTCAGCTACCGCCCGATTCGATGGATGGCGAAGGCGATGGTCCCAATGGTCGATTTTTCCCCAGCTCGGCGCAGACCAGGCACAGAGGCTTGATACCGTCGAAATACTTCATGGAATCGGACGCCTGCCAGCGTTGCCATCAAGACATCTTCAATCAGTGGAACAGCTCGGCACATCATTTCTCCTCATTCAACAATCAGTGGTACCGCAAGAGCGTCGAGTACATGCAGGACGTGGTCGGGGTACGGCCTTCGAAATGGTGCGC
The window above is part of the Terriglobales bacterium genome. Proteins encoded here:
- a CDS encoding YXWGXW repeat-containing protein — translated: MRVLWPIRSLLLLLVILILSAASFGQIAISVRFAPPALPVYEQPVCPGEDYIWTPGYWAFDSVIGDYYWVPGTWVLAPQVGYLWTPPWWEWNGAAYIFHDGYWGPRVGFYGGIPYGFGYFGHGYEGGRWEGEHFFYNRSVTNINVTNIRYVYNTTVVRNVSVNRVSYNGGNGGIEARPTPEEEAARRERHLPPTALQTQHFAAAHSNPQLRASENRGRPPVAATMRPATFGEHETVPAREAGAPYRRDVEHGNVPVPGGDIPRTSTPIHAKELPPHPRPPAPNTGNPGMDRKYQQQQDKLYAKQDQERQKLEQKQERDHERLTQQNANEARRQQVEQQHQHQTQQMEQKHTQQWGHLQAQQQQPGKK